In one Desulfovibrio oxyclinae DSM 11498 genomic region, the following are encoded:
- a CDS encoding RrF2 family transcriptional regulator — protein MKLSARSRYATRLLLDLALRQTDMPQCTTVLSESTGISAQFIEQIIRPLKKEGLITSVRGAAGGHILDKDPADITVGDVVRIMEGGIRLTDCINDEGLCERTSVCRTRQVWQRASKVLEEELDSITLADLMESPEGSPFFD, from the coding sequence ATGAAACTTTCCGCACGCTCCCGCTACGCGACTCGGTTGCTTCTCGATCTGGCGCTGCGCCAGACAGACATGCCGCAATGCACCACGGTTTTATCCGAATCCACGGGTATTTCCGCCCAGTTCATTGAGCAGATCATTCGGCCCTTGAAGAAAGAGGGACTGATAACATCCGTACGTGGTGCCGCCGGTGGACACATTCTGGACAAGGACCCCGCCGACATCACCGTCGGTGACGTGGTGCGCATCATGGAAGGCGGCATCCGTCTTACCGACTGCATCAATGACGAGGGCCTTTGCGAACGGACATCAGTCTGTCGAACCAGGCAGGTCTGGCAACGGGCATCCAAGGTTCTTGAAGAAGAGCTTGATTCCATCACCCTTGCCGACCTCATGGAATCGCCCGAAGGCTCACCCTTCTTCGACTGA
- a CDS encoding FAD-dependent oxidoreductase: MPERIIIIGADAPALNGVLKYIDSRPAEAVVLYPEENPLPEFSCSALEQYLGRGIDFPERLRALSADTKNRRVLVRDIVSGSESTLEYDKLVFATAAAPSDLDVPGEHLTDISRIATDEDARRLRPTDGKTVVIGSGHNLLLTVSALMQHGRDQIEIISGPCPQGFDPLSGSLMDMVAHHMTEKGVAIHEGHELQRIERDKDGLRVVTDRATINADRIINAQFSRPLSAIAADAGLEIAQTGAVIVNESLHTSISDIFACGSCAAFKNVNCKTPIPGTAIRSTELRQATVLAAALAGAEPVFAAPACAYSVKLGDLTAAGAGLTVDAARRCGFTAMSSTVIQFDRAHFMPDAALMTLELVFDGPTRRVLGIQGISTMGDALSGRISAVSAMLTKKPYIEDVANLEVAYSPPFASAMDVLNTAANVADNMLAGINNGIDAREFRRLWDERENGDHFFLDCRELGNAQPFLERHPLHWNHIPQGELARRLDEVPEDSKIVLVCNTGTRSYEAQVTLRHAGFEDVINVDGGMSALRQSGVKL; the protein is encoded by the coding sequence ATGCCGGAACGAATTATCATCATTGGCGCCGACGCCCCCGCGCTCAACGGCGTTCTGAAATATATCGACTCCCGTCCTGCGGAAGCTGTCGTCCTCTACCCTGAAGAGAACCCGCTGCCGGAGTTCTCGTGCTCCGCGCTTGAGCAGTATCTCGGACGCGGCATAGACTTTCCCGAACGACTGCGCGCGTTGAGTGCTGATACAAAGAATCGCCGCGTGCTCGTCCGCGACATCGTTTCAGGCTCCGAGTCAACCCTTGAATACGACAAGCTCGTCTTTGCCACTGCGGCGGCCCCCTCCGATCTGGACGTTCCCGGCGAGCATCTCACGGACATTTCCCGCATCGCCACGGACGAAGATGCGCGCCGCCTGCGCCCGACCGACGGCAAAACCGTCGTGATCGGCAGCGGCCACAACCTGCTGCTCACGGTTTCCGCCCTGATGCAGCATGGTCGCGACCAAATCGAAATCATCTCCGGCCCCTGCCCGCAGGGCTTTGATCCACTTTCCGGCAGCCTCATGGACATGGTCGCCCACCACATGACCGAAAAAGGCGTCGCCATCCACGAGGGGCATGAGCTTCAAAGAATCGAACGGGACAAGGACGGGTTGAGAGTCGTTACCGACCGGGCAACCATCAATGCCGACCGCATCATCAACGCCCAGTTCAGCAGGCCCCTGAGCGCCATCGCCGCCGACGCCGGGCTCGAAATCGCCCAGACCGGTGCGGTGATCGTGAACGAGAGCCTGCACACCAGCATTTCCGATATCTTCGCCTGCGGCAGCTGCGCCGCCTTCAAGAACGTCAACTGCAAGACACCCATCCCGGGCACCGCGATCCGCTCCACGGAACTCCGGCAAGCCACGGTGCTGGCCGCAGCTCTGGCAGGAGCCGAACCGGTTTTCGCAGCTCCGGCCTGCGCCTACTCCGTCAAGTTGGGAGACCTGACCGCCGCCGGCGCAGGGTTGACCGTTGACGCCGCCCGTCGCTGCGGATTCACCGCCATGAGTTCCACGGTGATCCAGTTCGACCGCGCTCATTTCATGCCGGACGCCGCCCTCATGACCCTTGAACTGGTCTTCGACGGGCCTACGCGCCGAGTGCTCGGCATTCAGGGCATCAGCACCATGGGCGACGCCCTTAGCGGCCGCATCAGTGCGGTTTCCGCCATGCTGACCAAGAAGCCCTACATCGAAGATGTCGCCAACCTTGAAGTCGCCTATTCGCCCCCCTTCGCCTCGGCCATGGACGTGCTCAACACCGCGGCGAACGTGGCCGACAACATGCTGGCCGGGATCAACAACGGCATCGACGCCCGAGAATTCCGCCGTCTCTGGGACGAGCGTGAAAACGGCGACCACTTTTTTCTGGACTGCAGGGAACTGGGCAACGCTCAGCCGTTTCTGGAACGGCACCCCCTGCACTGGAATCACATCCCGCAGGGCGAACTGGCCCGGCGGCTCGATGAAGTCCCCGAAGACTCGAAGATCGTTCTGGTCTGCAACACCGGCACCCGCTCCTACGAGGCGCAGGTGACCCTGAGGCACGCCGGTTTCGAGGATGTGATCAACGTTGACGGCGGCATGTCCGCCCTCAGACAGAGCGGCGTCAAGCTGTAG
- a CDS encoding dienelactone hydrolase family protein, with amino-acid sequence MIREQDFEHEHDGTRLQSVLVLPDGDGPFPGVLLIHEFTGLGESTLDHARALAAEGFAVLAADFYGSELRPATRDEAATAHRVFRDDRPFMRRRARACLDAIAQHSAVDESRLGALGFSFGGGAALELARTDAPIDCAVSIYGYLDTSHPAQAGDIRAQLLVVRVAEDPVVPEKQASDFEEEMNAAGAEWDMVLLRDVEHGFADVGNDCFEAPAASRVQDMIAGTLIETLRER; translated from the coding sequence ATGATACGGGAACAGGATTTCGAGCACGAACACGACGGCACGCGGCTGCAAAGCGTTCTGGTTCTGCCGGACGGCGATGGCCCGTTTCCCGGCGTGCTGCTGATTCACGAGTTCACGGGCCTCGGAGAGTCCACCCTCGACCATGCCCGCGCCCTTGCCGCCGAAGGATTCGCGGTGCTGGCCGCGGATTTCTATGGCTCCGAACTGCGTCCCGCCACGCGCGACGAAGCAGCCACGGCCCATCGCGTCTTTCGTGACGACAGGCCGTTCATGCGTCGTCGGGCCAGAGCTTGCCTCGATGCGATCGCCCAGCATTCCGCGGTGGACGAAAGCCGTCTCGGCGCGCTGGGATTCTCATTCGGCGGCGGAGCCGCACTGGAGTTGGCCCGCACCGATGCGCCCATCGACTGCGCCGTGAGCATCTACGGATATCTGGACACGTCACATCCGGCACAGGCCGGAGACATCCGTGCGCAACTGCTTGTGGTGCGAGTGGCCGAAGACCCTGTGGTGCCCGAAAAACAGGCATCGGACTTTGAAGAAGAGATGAACGCGGCCGGAGCCGAGTGGGATATGGTGCTGCTGCGCGACGTGGAGCACGGATTCGCCGACGTGGGCAACGACTGCTTCGAGGCCCCCGCCGCCTCGCGGGTACAGGACATGATCGCCGGAACGCTGATCGAAACGCTTCGGGAGCGCTAG
- the sqr gene encoding type III sulfide quinone reductase, selenoprotein subtype, with amino-acid sequence MKKLVILGAGAGGTMVATKMREKLDPKEWEITVIDRDWKHHYQAGWLFVPFGIYTLDDCEKPKADFLHGVNFVQDTIQNLDPEKKVVTCKEGKYEYDWIVVGTGCRIVPDEIDGMMDDWRGDIHDFYTPDGAEALFKKWKYMKKGRVVLNIAEMPIKCPVAPLEFVYLADWFFTVNGVRDNIEIDLVTPLTGAFTKPVAAEILGRVCKEKNINVVPNFNIDNVDPGKKVIEDVMGEQVPYDLLVSIPPNFGAQFLMDSEISDPMGYMDTEKHTLKSAQYENMYIIGDATNCPTSKAGSVAHYEADIVVDNMLREMDGEEPRPDYDGHSTCFIVSGYEKAYLIDFNYDVEPLPGKYPFPGLGPFALLGENHQNYWGKMMFKWAYFNLMLKGHELPLESQMFMAGKMRHMAGK; translated from the coding sequence ATGAAAAAACTGGTTATTCTCGGCGCGGGCGCGGGCGGCACCATGGTCGCGACCAAGATGCGCGAAAAGCTCGATCCCAAGGAATGGGAAATCACCGTCATCGACCGCGACTGGAAGCATCACTACCAGGCCGGCTGGCTGTTCGTGCCCTTCGGCATCTACACCCTCGACGACTGCGAAAAGCCCAAGGCCGACTTCCTGCACGGCGTGAACTTCGTGCAGGACACCATCCAGAACCTCGACCCCGAAAAGAAAGTCGTCACCTGCAAGGAAGGCAAGTACGAGTACGACTGGATCGTGGTCGGCACCGGCTGCCGCATCGTGCCCGACGAAATCGACGGCATGATGGACGACTGGCGCGGCGACATCCATGACTTCTACACCCCCGACGGAGCGGAAGCCCTGTTCAAGAAGTGGAAGTACATGAAGAAAGGCCGCGTGGTTCTGAACATTGCGGAAATGCCCATCAAGTGCCCGGTTGCTCCGCTCGAATTCGTTTACCTCGCCGACTGGTTCTTCACCGTCAACGGCGTGCGCGACAACATCGAAATCGACCTCGTCACCCCGCTCACCGGCGCGTTCACCAAGCCCGTTGCCGCAGAAATTCTCGGTCGCGTGTGCAAGGAAAAGAACATCAACGTCGTGCCCAACTTCAACATCGACAACGTTGACCCGGGCAAGAAGGTCATCGAGGACGTCATGGGCGAGCAGGTTCCCTACGACCTGCTGGTCTCCATTCCGCCGAACTTCGGCGCCCAGTTCCTCATGGACTCCGAGATCTCCGATCCCATGGGTTACATGGACACCGAGAAGCACACCCTGAAGTCCGCTCAGTACGAAAACATGTACATCATCGGCGACGCCACCAACTGCCCGACCTCCAAGGCCGGCTCCGTGGCGCACTACGAGGCCGACATCGTGGTGGACAACATGCTGCGTGAAATGGACGGCGAAGAGCCGCGCCCGGACTACGACGGACATTCCACCTGCTTCATCGTCTCCGGTTACGAAAAGGCCTACCTCATCGACTTCAACTACGATGTCGAGCCGCTGCCGGGCAAGTACCCGTTCCCGGGTCTCGGACCCTTCGCGCTGCTCGGCGAGAACCACCAGAACTACTGGGGCAAGATGATGTTCAAGTGGGCCTACTTCAACCTGATGCTCAAGGGACACGAACTGCCGCTCGAATCGCAGATGTTCATGGCAGGCAAGATGCGCCACATGGCAGGCAAATAA
- a CDS encoding tetratricopeptide repeat protein, whose translation MSEREILGVYSHSTRYQYKVGERGSRYRNGTYWFVCKLHDEAYEVQPLNANSLPSGVRRIVDREEFLKYYTPELDYYQQRTLPCMETLYRKVKLGRRYFNLGKLTDAEREFCEVVVMQEENVDANIGLTDVYSEQREFSKLREVLDRLLNNDEVFREEQRHKFNEFGINLRKREFYDDAIRFYVKAMEINGEDDHLHFNAARAWYEKGKLEDCRDHLKQALKLNPRFPEAEAFLVLVTKKMGC comes from the coding sequence GTGAGCGAGAGGGAGATTCTGGGGGTCTACTCCCACAGTACGCGCTATCAGTACAAGGTTGGTGAGCGCGGGTCCCGGTACCGCAACGGTACCTACTGGTTCGTCTGCAAACTGCACGACGAGGCCTATGAGGTGCAGCCGCTCAATGCCAACAGTCTTCCCTCCGGTGTCCGCCGCATCGTGGACCGCGAGGAATTTCTCAAATACTACACTCCGGAACTGGACTACTACCAGCAACGGACCCTTCCCTGCATGGAGACCCTGTACCGCAAGGTGAAGCTCGGCAGGCGTTATTTCAACCTTGGCAAGCTCACGGACGCGGAGCGCGAATTCTGCGAGGTCGTGGTCATGCAGGAGGAAAACGTTGATGCCAACATCGGGCTTACCGACGTCTACTCGGAGCAGCGCGAATTCTCCAAACTGCGGGAAGTGCTGGATAGACTGTTGAACAATGACGAGGTCTTCCGCGAAGAGCAGCGCCACAAGTTCAACGAGTTCGGCATCAACCTGAGAAAACGCGAGTTCTACGACGACGCCATTCGCTTCTATGTCAAGGCCATGGAGATCAATGGCGAGGACGACCACCTGCACTTCAACGCGGCCCGCGCGTGGTACGAGAAAGGCAAGCTCGAAGACTGCCGCGACCATCTCAAGCAGGCCCTGAAGCTCAACCCGCGTTTCCCCGAAGCCGAGGCGTTTCTCGTGCTCGTCACCAAGAAGATGGGCTGCTAG
- a CDS encoding bifunctional diguanylate cyclase/phosphodiesterase produces MRTTIRSTTLLILAGTFAATVMSAFIIFHAFLLPEFEKIERTQVHTNAVRAVKAIEHSVDSLQDLTRDWAWWDDTYAFVKDRNQAFLQSNLVPSTYTETNLQIVAFFTPKGQVIWGEGLADDDRSLVQIPWQLEAFMQQWAPKAAQDETGHLKGLLALGERIHMISIERIRTSDLSGPSRGWMLMSRLLDAAMLDRIAEQAQVNLSVSSPERVPRSEGATLTREGDLLKASTVVDDVLGRPVLGVSTTLPTRISETGYRTMYTLLGMLVVASFVLSGIAYRQFRVRVTDRIMNIRNQLATVAGDREGKRFIELRGNDEVTDLAQDMNTVIRELRAHETFQQELIDSMQVGVAMVSADTRTVVQVNRKATEMIGLAADDVLGVPCQKVICPQNNDDCPILDRGMSGEMRRCEIVTADGTRKHILKSVVPVTRHGATFLLESFVDITEQEKVRHELAESENLYRTIFMNTGTATILIDDDCTIVMANGEFCKLVEAPSEEVVVHSSRWMDFFHPDDAVWMLEYHNRRREDPNSAPRSYEARVLTSGGGIRNVELTVGMVPETSMSVASLLDITRRKAVENELAKKAYHDSVTNLPNRYYLMDELDRRIPEITGTKRVLGMFMLDIDEFKNINDTFGHAAGDTLLADVGSRLQQNLESGDLLVRLGGDEFGILSETELGRDGLSDKAVVLLDCFQTPFSVGGASIYLGASIGIAVAPEDGERTEDIVRSTDLAMYQSKQMGKNTFSFFTEALNQRSRDHLEIENALRHALDRDEMEVWYQPKVDVSDGTGRIIGMEGLVRWRRDGNLVPPGEFIPFAEKTGLIKSIDLFVMERACRDTLDWYRCTGIMRPVSINLSANHFMQEGLVEEVFGVLERTQLPPKLLTLEITETTLMKNFEAAASAMKQLTARGVVFSLDDFGTGYSSLYYLKRLPFSTLKIDRSFIWMLDSEDAEGRTFVRTIVTLARELGLNTVAEGVETPEQLKYLMAEGCNCIQGFLFSPPIPASEFSQKLDEDGFTLPQPEQ; encoded by the coding sequence ATGCGCACAACCATTCGCTCCACCACCCTGCTGATTCTGGCGGGCACCTTTGCGGCCACAGTGATGTCCGCTTTCATTATTTTTCATGCGTTTCTGCTTCCGGAATTCGAAAAAATCGAACGGACACAGGTTCACACCAACGCCGTGCGCGCGGTCAAAGCCATCGAGCATTCGGTGGACAGCCTGCAAGACCTGACGCGGGACTGGGCATGGTGGGACGACACCTATGCCTTCGTCAAGGACCGGAATCAGGCATTTTTGCAATCGAACCTGGTCCCCTCCACCTACACGGAAACCAATCTGCAGATAGTGGCCTTTTTCACCCCGAAGGGACAGGTCATATGGGGCGAGGGGCTCGCGGACGACGACCGCTCCCTCGTGCAGATTCCATGGCAGCTGGAAGCCTTCATGCAGCAATGGGCACCGAAAGCCGCCCAGGACGAAACAGGCCACCTCAAGGGATTGCTCGCACTGGGCGAACGAATCCACATGATATCCATAGAGCGTATTCGCACCAGCGACCTGAGCGGCCCTTCGCGCGGCTGGATGCTCATGAGCCGTCTTCTGGACGCGGCGATGCTCGACAGGATCGCAGAGCAGGCTCAGGTGAACCTTTCCGTTTCATCGCCGGAGCGAGTGCCCCGATCCGAAGGGGCAACGCTAACCAGAGAGGGAGACCTGCTGAAGGCTTCGACCGTGGTGGACGATGTTCTGGGCAGGCCGGTCCTCGGGGTTTCGACCACGCTGCCGACCCGCATCTCCGAAACCGGCTACCGTACCATGTACACCCTGCTGGGCATGCTGGTCGTCGCCAGTTTCGTGTTGTCCGGCATAGCCTACAGACAGTTCAGGGTTCGCGTGACGGACCGCATCATGAACATCCGGAACCAGCTCGCCACCGTGGCGGGTGACCGTGAAGGCAAACGCTTCATTGAACTGCGCGGCAATGACGAAGTGACCGATCTTGCGCAGGACATGAATACCGTGATCCGTGAATTGCGGGCGCACGAGACCTTCCAGCAGGAGCTCATAGATTCGATGCAGGTGGGGGTAGCCATGGTTTCCGCCGACACCCGCACCGTGGTGCAGGTCAATCGCAAGGCCACCGAGATGATCGGCCTCGCGGCGGACGACGTGCTCGGAGTGCCCTGCCAGAAGGTCATCTGCCCGCAGAACAACGACGACTGCCCCATACTCGACAGGGGCATGAGCGGCGAAATGCGCCGATGCGAGATCGTCACCGCCGACGGCACGCGCAAACACATTCTCAAATCCGTGGTTCCCGTCACGCGCCACGGTGCCACCTTCCTGCTCGAATCCTTTGTGGACATCACTGAGCAGGAAAAAGTCCGCCATGAACTTGCAGAATCCGAGAACCTGTATCGCACGATTTTCATGAATACGGGTACGGCCACCATCCTCATTGATGACGACTGCACCATCGTCATGGCCAACGGAGAGTTCTGCAAACTGGTGGAAGCGCCCTCCGAAGAGGTGGTGGTTCACAGTTCCCGCTGGATGGATTTCTTCCACCCGGACGACGCCGTCTGGATGCTCGAATATCACAACAGACGGCGCGAGGACCCCAACAGCGCACCGCGCTCCTATGAAGCCCGCGTCCTCACCTCCGGCGGCGGCATCCGAAACGTGGAACTCACCGTCGGCATGGTTCCGGAGACCTCCATGAGCGTGGCCTCGCTGCTGGACATCACCCGGCGCAAGGCGGTGGAGAACGAGCTGGCCAAAAAGGCCTACCACGACAGCGTCACCAACCTGCCGAACCGCTACTATCTCATGGACGAGCTCGACAGACGGATTCCGGAAATCACCGGAACGAAACGGGTTCTGGGCATGTTCATGCTCGACATTGATGAATTCAAGAACATCAACGACACGTTCGGCCACGCTGCCGGCGACACGCTGCTGGCGGATGTGGGCAGCCGCCTGCAACAGAATTTGGAGTCCGGCGACCTGCTTGTCCGGCTGGGCGGTGACGAGTTCGGAATTCTTTCAGAAACCGAGCTGGGCCGAGACGGCCTGAGCGACAAGGCAGTCGTCCTGCTCGACTGCTTTCAGACTCCCTTCTCCGTGGGCGGCGCCAGCATCTATCTCGGCGCCAGCATCGGTATCGCCGTGGCTCCCGAGGACGGCGAACGGACCGAAGATATCGTCCGCTCCACCGACCTGGCCATGTACCAGTCCAAACAGATGGGCAAAAACACCTTCAGCTTCTTCACGGAGGCGCTCAATCAGCGCTCGCGCGATCACCTTGAAATCGAAAACGCCCTGCGGCACGCGCTGGACCGTGATGAGATGGAAGTGTGGTACCAGCCCAAGGTGGATGTCTCCGACGGCACCGGACGCATCATCGGCATGGAAGGGCTTGTGCGCTGGCGACGCGACGGAAACCTCGTGCCTCCCGGGGAATTCATCCCCTTCGCCGAAAAAACCGGACTTATCAAGAGCATAGATCTTTTCGTCATGGAGAGAGCCTGCCGCGATACGCTGGACTGGTATCGGTGCACGGGCATCATGCGCCCGGTTTCCATCAACCTCTCCGCCAACCATTTTATGCAGGAGGGACTGGTTGAAGAAGTTTTCGGCGTGCTGGAGCGCACCCAGCTGCCACCGAAGCTGCTCACGCTGGAAATCACCGAGACCACGCTCATGAAGAACTTCGAGGCCGCTGCCTCAGCCATGAAACAATTGACCGCTCGGGGCGTCGTCTTCTCACTTGACGACTTCGGCACGGGTTATTCGTCACTCTACTACCTGAAGCGACTGCCTTTCAGCACGCTGAAGATCGACCGCAGCTTCATCTGGATGCTTGACAGCGAGGACGCCGAAGGGAGAACTTTCGTGCGGACCATCGTAACCCTCGCGCGGGAACTGGGGCTGAACACCGTGGCCGAAGGCGTGGAAACGCCCGAACAGCTCAAATATCTCATGGCCGAAGGATGCAATTGCATTCAGGGCTTCCTGTTCTCACCACCAATTCCTGCGTCCGAATTCAGCCAGAAACTGGACGAGGACGGCTTCACGCTGCCGCAACCCGAACAATAA
- a CDS encoding rhodanese-like domain-containing protein — MAIGKLGIIEAMDMIREEKAVLVDVLVPEHFERRHIPGAVNACVYEVGFLALMQKIIPDKNAAVLLYGAGPGSLDCLAAAEKLERAGYAHVYYFPGGLEEWREEGYPLEGSAVRAVDPPHPELVLEQRVYPVAARASVIRWTGRSANGSHYGLLPVSAGEFDARSMTGEFKLDMLGLKNLDLEGDELHPVLEEHLHSDDFFFTSLFPDAVFRITGMQAIPDAPATLPNYRVMGDLTMCGASRDVFFAAQLRNAAEGVSLQGNLDLDRTEWGIIYGSSRFFQHLGYHVVFDLISVDFRMLLV, encoded by the coding sequence ATGGCAATCGGCAAGCTCGGCATCATTGAAGCAATGGATATGATCCGCGAAGAGAAAGCGGTTTTGGTGGATGTGCTGGTCCCGGAACATTTCGAGCGGCGACACATTCCCGGCGCGGTGAATGCCTGCGTCTACGAGGTTGGTTTTCTTGCGCTCATGCAGAAGATCATTCCGGACAAAAATGCGGCGGTCCTGCTTTACGGTGCCGGTCCTGGATCGCTGGACTGCCTGGCCGCGGCCGAGAAGCTTGAACGGGCCGGATATGCCCATGTGTATTATTTCCCGGGCGGTTTGGAAGAGTGGCGCGAGGAAGGGTATCCGCTGGAAGGGTCGGCCGTGCGCGCCGTGGATCCGCCGCATCCGGAGCTGGTGCTGGAGCAGCGGGTATACCCTGTGGCGGCTCGGGCGAGCGTGATCCGCTGGACCGGCCGAAGCGCCAACGGCTCGCATTACGGCCTGCTGCCGGTGAGCGCTGGGGAATTCGATGCCCGCAGCATGACCGGCGAATTCAAGCTGGACATGCTCGGGCTCAAGAACCTTGACCTTGAAGGGGACGAGCTTCACCCCGTGCTGGAAGAGCATCTGCATTCGGACGACTTCTTCTTCACGTCCCTTTTCCCTGACGCCGTGTTCCGCATCACCGGAATGCAGGCCATCCCCGACGCCCCGGCCACGCTGCCGAACTACCGTGTCATGGGCGACCTGACCATGTGCGGAGCCAGTCGTGACGTCTTTTTCGCAGCCCAACTCCGAAATGCGGCCGAGGGAGTATCCCTTCAGGGAAATCTCGACCTCGACCGCACCGAATGGGGCATCATCTATGGTTCGTCCCGCTTTTTCCAGCACCTTGGCTACCACGTGGTCTTTGACCTCATCAGCGTGGATTTCCGGATGCTGCTGGTCTGA
- a CDS encoding sialidase family protein, which produces MPSISDDASRHVVIDHRQGHYLCFPDVRTMDDGSLLVVYNEYDRHVGNRRRLMQQRSKDGGRTWSGPRMIRARRSHCPRLSALSDGQILLMDDVPPNATWSTDEGEHWVTDDRVKITGHGLLDRPLALDTETLLTTGHCHRGQAAHPAIRQAPTEQMLYRSDDRGATWKMHAPIARHRNLVLCEGSLCLLPDGRLACLMRENSMVYEPMYLSLSDDGGNTWSDPIPTPLIGHRPTLGLTPGGKLLVTYRNVGPDWGTAAWLGELDELTSGFRVHGRISQASPPEFTTEGMRVRNGPGPDVTRFALRPMTDPRSATAELEATLRVDRAGQNGCGLRLGCWWRVFPDRVESEGEHVLPLKSGQFNHFRLSYSGGVCELTVNDRDRIAMTVPPDGAETRGIMVGAPLPFEDNEVDCVWRDVKLNVNEPRELREHQFTWDHTQGLPDRWMRDSVLELKNDRHAAWADFGYSGWCVTPDGDFFCAYHHGGGEEPDYAPGLSSRIMGTRFSRDDFK; this is translated from the coding sequence GTGCCAAGCATTTCCGACGACGCTTCCCGCCACGTGGTCATCGACCATCGGCAGGGGCATTACCTCTGTTTTCCGGACGTGCGCACCATGGACGACGGCAGCCTGCTCGTGGTCTACAATGAATATGATCGGCACGTGGGCAACCGCCGCAGGCTCATGCAGCAGCGCAGCAAGGACGGCGGCCGCACATGGTCCGGGCCGAGGATGATCCGCGCCCGCCGCAGCCACTGCCCGCGCCTCAGCGCACTCTCTGACGGACAGATTCTGCTCATGGACGACGTGCCGCCCAACGCCACATGGTCCACGGACGAAGGCGAGCACTGGGTGACGGACGACCGCGTGAAGATCACCGGGCACGGGCTGCTGGACCGACCGCTGGCCCTTGACACCGAGACCCTGCTCACCACCGGCCACTGTCACCGAGGACAGGCGGCGCATCCTGCCATCCGGCAGGCGCCGACGGAGCAGATGCTCTACCGCTCCGATGACCGGGGTGCCACGTGGAAGATGCACGCCCCCATTGCCCGCCACCGCAATCTGGTGCTGTGCGAAGGTAGCCTGTGCCTGCTCCCCGACGGCAGGTTGGCCTGCCTCATGCGCGAAAACAGCATGGTCTATGAGCCCATGTACCTGAGCCTGAGCGATGACGGCGGCAACACATGGTCCGACCCGATCCCAACTCCGCTCATCGGCCATCGGCCCACGCTGGGACTCACCCCGGGCGGAAAGCTGCTGGTGACCTACCGCAACGTGGGACCGGACTGGGGAACCGCAGCATGGCTTGGCGAGCTGGACGAACTCACTTCGGGTTTCCGCGTGCACGGCAGAATATCGCAGGCGTCGCCGCCGGAATTCACCACCGAGGGGATGCGCGTGCGAAACGGCCCTGGCCCCGATGTCACCCGCTTTGCCCTGCGGCCCATGACCGATCCGCGCTCCGCCACCGCCGAGCTTGAAGCCACCCTGCGCGTGGACCGTGCCGGGCAGAACGGCTGCGGCCTGCGCCTTGGCTGCTGGTGGCGCGTCTTTCCGGACCGCGTCGAGTCGGAAGGCGAGCACGTGCTGCCGCTGAAGTCCGGGCAATTCAACCACTTCCGCCTGAGCTACTCGGGCGGGGTCTGCGAACTGACGGTCAACGACCGCGACCGCATCGCCATGACCGTGCCTCCCGACGGCGCGGAGACGCGCGGCATCATGGTCGGCGCGCCCCTGCCCTTTGAAGACAACGAGGTGGACTGCGTCTGGCGGGACGTGAAACTGAACGTCAATGAACCGCGCGAACTGCGCGAACATCAATTTACGTGGGACCACACGCAGGGCCTGCCGGACCGCTGGATGCGGGATAGCGTGCTGGAGCTGAAAAACGACCGCCATGCGGCATGGGCGGATTTCGGCTACTCGGGCTGGTGCGTCACCCCGGACGGGGACTTTTTCTGCGCCTATCACCACGGCGGGGGCGAAGAGCCGGATTACGCTCCCGGCCTGTCATCGCGAATCATGGGTACACGTTTTTCAAGGGATGATTTCAAATGA